In Microvenator marinus, one genomic interval encodes:
- a CDS encoding beta-ketoacyl-ACP synthase translates to MTRRVAVTGVGVISPIGSTLKDVAESLTKGRSGVHVQEAWRSINGLNTFLGAPVDQDLSGFTKKETRTMGRVGQLAVSATQVALKDAGMSESDWQSIRCGIAYGSTQGSSQALIEFATQIMNSGGGLNGVRPTNYIKFMSHTCAANLGTFFGVRGRIVTTCSACTSGSQGVGFGYESIKYGMQDIMIAGGAEELHYTHAGVFDLLRATSTLYNDRPDATPRPFDKDRDGLVVAEGAATLILEEWEHAKKRDATIYAEVLGYGTTCDGAHMTSPQKDGMASAMAVALADARIPATQIDYINAHATGTQIGDYTESHATLSAIGDKTPISSTKGITGHALGAAGSLESVISILALREQFLPKNYNLETLDPECAKLNYVLETESRKLKTVMNNNFAFGGVNTSLIFGLP, encoded by the coding sequence ATGACACGACGGGTTGCCGTGACAGGTGTGGGAGTTATCTCACCGATTGGTTCTACGCTTAAGGATGTAGCAGAGTCGCTGACAAAGGGGCGGTCAGGGGTCCATGTTCAGGAAGCTTGGCGCTCAATCAATGGGCTCAACACGTTCTTGGGTGCCCCTGTCGACCAAGATCTCTCTGGGTTCACGAAGAAGGAAACTCGTACAATGGGCCGTGTCGGGCAATTGGCCGTCAGCGCCACTCAAGTGGCTCTCAAAGACGCCGGGATGTCAGAAAGTGACTGGCAGTCCATTCGTTGCGGAATTGCCTACGGATCGACTCAGGGCTCGTCACAGGCACTTATCGAATTTGCCACCCAGATTATGAATTCCGGAGGGGGGCTTAACGGGGTGCGTCCCACAAACTATATCAAGTTCATGTCGCACACCTGTGCGGCAAATTTAGGGACGTTTTTTGGCGTACGTGGCCGTATCGTTACGACGTGTTCTGCGTGCACCAGCGGCTCTCAAGGTGTCGGCTTTGGCTATGAATCCATAAAGTACGGAATGCAGGATATCATGATTGCTGGAGGCGCCGAGGAGCTTCACTACACACATGCTGGCGTTTTCGACCTCTTGCGCGCAACCTCCACTCTGTACAACGACCGTCCTGATGCTACACCAAGACCGTTTGACAAAGATAGGGACGGATTGGTTGTCGCCGAAGGTGCCGCAACACTCATCTTGGAGGAGTGGGAGCATGCAAAGAAACGTGATGCCACGATCTATGCCGAAGTGCTGGGCTATGGCACGACCTGCGATGGAGCGCACATGACATCGCCACAAAAGGACGGAATGGCTTCGGCTATGGCCGTCGCACTTGCGGACGCTAGAATTCCAGCAACTCAAATCGACTACATCAACGCTCATGCCACTGGTACCCAGATCGGTGACTATACCGAAAGCCACGCGACACTCTCTGCAATTGGTGACAAGACGCCCATCAGCTCGACAAAAGGAATTACTGGACACGCGTTGGGGGCTGCGGGTTCGTTGGAATCTGTGATTTCGATCCTCGCCCTGCGGGAGCAATTCTTACCCAAGAATTACAATCTGGAAACGCTAGACCCCGAATGTGCGAAGCTAAATTACGTTCTAGAAACAGAGTCAAGGAAACTTAAAACAGTCATGAACAATAACTTCGCATTCGGTGGTGTGAATACTTCGCTCATTTTTGGTCTGCCGTGA
- a CDS encoding beta-ketoacyl synthase N-terminal-like domain-containing protein, protein MKVSVVDYALSCASGGSTEEAMNSIFGGKSGIAEESGRFIGRVSASLGSLPGQFLEFDTRQARLAVHVVKMIAPSIFRAREKWGPKRVAVLLGTSTGGIEWVEANYTPGTRDVVSSLDGGACNKQAFGAASYVVQNMFELEGPAYAISTACSSSSHVFGAAKRLIHSDRVDAVVVLGVDTLCHVTIEGFLGLGLLASSLCRPFDVARDGINIGEAGAAFLLERDLDAEFHLCGFGASSDGYHSTRPPPDGAGAALCMQAALEDAGLLPQNVVGVHTHGTGTVENDRAEGRAITGVFGAGMSVVSTKGATGHTLGACGALNAAIALESLRRQCLPGTHGLEVIDPVLSVNADSAPRPVTGDYVASNSFAFGGNNVTLILGRS, encoded by the coding sequence ATGAAGGTCTCTGTCGTTGATTATGCTCTAAGCTGTGCCTCTGGCGGGTCGACCGAAGAAGCGATGAACTCCATTTTTGGCGGAAAGTCAGGCATCGCGGAGGAGAGCGGAAGGTTTATCGGTCGAGTTTCGGCCTCACTTGGCTCGCTACCGGGCCAGTTTCTAGAGTTCGATACCCGACAAGCTCGACTCGCAGTGCACGTTGTTAAAATGATCGCCCCTTCCATCTTTAGAGCCCGTGAAAAGTGGGGGCCCAAGCGTGTTGCTGTGTTACTCGGTACGAGCACGGGTGGGATCGAATGGGTCGAGGCAAACTATACCCCCGGAACACGAGACGTCGTATCTTCGCTAGATGGAGGTGCGTGTAACAAGCAGGCATTTGGCGCGGCGTCTTATGTCGTCCAAAACATGTTCGAGCTAGAAGGCCCGGCCTACGCGATCTCAACCGCATGCAGTTCTAGCTCGCACGTCTTTGGCGCTGCAAAGAGACTGATACACAGCGACAGGGTCGATGCAGTTGTCGTGCTGGGCGTGGATACGCTTTGTCATGTCACGATTGAAGGGTTTCTCGGACTGGGACTGCTCGCAAGTTCCTTATGTCGTCCTTTCGACGTCGCAAGGGACGGCATCAATATTGGTGAAGCAGGTGCTGCATTCTTGCTGGAAAGGGATTTGGACGCGGAGTTTCACCTTTGTGGTTTTGGAGCATCATCTGATGGCTATCACAGCACGCGCCCTCCTCCCGATGGTGCAGGCGCTGCCTTGTGCATGCAAGCGGCTCTCGAGGACGCCGGGCTTTTGCCTCAAAACGTCGTTGGTGTTCACACCCATGGAACGGGCACGGTTGAAAACGATCGCGCTGAAGGAAGGGCAATTACAGGGGTGTTTGGCGCTGGGATGTCCGTCGTGTCGACCAAAGGTGCCACGGGGCATACCCTTGGCGCCTGCGGAGCACTGAACGCAGCCATCGCCCTGGAGAGCCTTAGGAGGCAATGCCTACCAGGAACACATGGCTTGGAGGTCATCGATCCGGTCCTCTCGGTGAACGCCGATAGCGCACCACGGCCTGTCACAGGCGACTATGTGGCATCGAACAGTTTCGCCTTCGGTGGAAATAACGTCACGCTCATTTTGGGTAGGTCCTAA
- a CDS encoding AMP-binding protein translates to MSQIKFVQTDQRFTSQVAELRGVICQQAGDVLATCTDPKVTAILAHAAWAEKRRIIFAPTNQPEAVEEIVRTRKVFVLSGEERSATQVNEPIRTPEDSDILAEFYTSGSTGTPISVTKTARQLFSEASYLTEHFRIEPHDVLMSGIPARHLYGFLFSVMIPAVSGCWVVEAQPVYPASIRQTCERNGVTLFVSTPAQLRTLARVENKLMARILFSSGSALDPNTRQALEQTGLRVVEIFGSTETGGIATREDSGIWLPFATNEIKQGSDGNLHVRSPFLQNPAEFFACQDCVRIVPEGFQSLGRSDDIVKVGGKRVSLDFIKNAILTQPGIMDCAIFVQDDFRVRLHAFVVASKNTKTSTLRATLLKQLDPVTLPRIHLVSELPKTELGKVSKSDLEKLLERSEREIDVVSSESSADQVVICFTVHEDCRFFEGHFDDFPILSGIAQIKFVEHQIDLAWADLGHPIRYERLKFRKPILPNTSGKMTLARSGSRFSFRFESEQGIHTSGDVIYA, encoded by the coding sequence ATGTCTCAGATTAAGTTTGTCCAAACCGATCAGCGCTTCACGTCCCAAGTAGCGGAGCTGCGTGGTGTGATTTGCCAACAAGCAGGTGACGTTTTAGCGACCTGCACTGATCCGAAAGTCACGGCGATTCTTGCTCACGCAGCTTGGGCAGAAAAACGCCGCATCATCTTCGCTCCTACGAATCAACCGGAAGCGGTGGAAGAGATCGTTCGAACTCGAAAGGTTTTCGTGCTTTCTGGTGAAGAAAGAAGCGCTACCCAGGTCAACGAGCCCATCAGGACTCCAGAAGATTCAGACATACTTGCCGAGTTCTACACCTCCGGCAGCACCGGAACCCCCATCAGTGTGACCAAAACGGCGCGGCAACTCTTCTCGGAGGCGTCCTACCTGACGGAGCATTTTCGGATCGAGCCTCACGATGTGTTGATGTCGGGTATCCCCGCGAGGCACCTCTATGGATTCTTGTTTTCGGTTATGATCCCAGCCGTCAGCGGTTGTTGGGTCGTCGAAGCTCAACCCGTCTATCCGGCATCAATTCGGCAGACCTGTGAAAGAAATGGAGTGACACTTTTCGTCAGCACTCCTGCACAGCTAAGAACTTTGGCACGCGTTGAAAACAAGCTGATGGCCAGAATTCTGTTTTCTTCCGGTTCGGCACTTGATCCCAATACTCGCCAAGCCCTGGAACAGACCGGACTTCGGGTGGTCGAAATCTTTGGCTCAACTGAAACAGGAGGCATTGCCACTCGTGAAGATAGCGGTATATGGCTTCCTTTTGCCACGAACGAGATCAAACAGGGATCCGATGGAAACCTGCATGTCAGGTCGCCCTTCCTCCAGAATCCTGCCGAATTCTTCGCCTGCCAAGATTGCGTCCGAATCGTACCAGAGGGCTTCCAATCGCTCGGGCGGTCTGACGATATCGTCAAAGTAGGTGGAAAGCGTGTTTCCCTCGACTTCATCAAAAACGCCATCTTGACCCAGCCGGGCATCATGGATTGCGCAATCTTTGTTCAAGACGACTTCCGTGTGCGACTTCATGCCTTTGTGGTTGCAAGCAAGAACACCAAGACGTCAACCCTTCGGGCTACGCTTTTGAAGCAGCTCGATCCGGTCACACTCCCACGCATTCATTTGGTAAGTGAGTTGCCCAAAACCGAGCTAGGCAAGGTGTCAAAGAGCGATTTGGAAAAATTGTTGGAGAGGAGCGAGCGCGAAATTGACGTAGTCTCATCCGAGTCGTCTGCCGACCAAGTGGTCATCTGTTTCACCGTTCATGAAGACTGCAGATTCTTTGAAGGACATTTTGACGACTTTCCGATTCTATCCGGAATTGCGCAAATCAAATTTGTCGAGCACCAGATCGACCTGGCGTGGGCTGACTTGGGACACCCAATTCGGTATGAGCGGCTGAAATTTCGCAAACCGATTCTTCCCAACACCAGCGGCAAAATGACGCTCGCGCGAAGCGGAAGCCGGTTCTCTTTTCGCTTTGAATCCGAGCAAGGCATTCATACAAGTGGAGACGTGATTTATGCCTGA
- a CDS encoding phosphopantetheine-binding protein, protein MKAFEREIAALTIEKLMLTGVTPDTMDADGSLVEDYGLDSVDLLELAMAIGRRYGIEFQDGSEENALVFRSIRTLAAHVEANHVPAEDPQLTFEQLAFQEIVNGLSDMFGFPPETLSRHTQLVEELDLDSLDALDLIVRLQDKLGARIPDSRLMELRTIGDVVDIVVELNESAKAS, encoded by the coding sequence ATGAAAGCGTTTGAACGAGAGATTGCGGCGCTCACCATCGAAAAGCTTATGCTTACAGGTGTTACACCCGACACAATGGATGCGGATGGTTCGCTGGTCGAAGATTATGGGCTCGATAGTGTCGATTTGTTGGAATTGGCGATGGCTATTGGCAGACGATATGGCATTGAGTTTCAAGATGGAAGCGAAGAGAATGCTTTGGTTTTTCGCTCGATTCGAACGCTCGCCGCGCATGTCGAAGCAAACCACGTTCCAGCTGAAGATCCCCAGCTGACCTTTGAACAACTGGCTTTTCAAGAGATTGTCAACGGTCTGTCTGATATGTTTGGGTTTCCTCCGGAGACCTTGTCTCGACACACTCAATTGGTCGAGGAGCTCGACCTTGATTCCCTTGACGCCCTTGATCTGATCGTTCGTCTGCAAGACAAGTTGGGTGCCCGGATTCCCGACAGCCGATTGATGGAATTGCGTACCATTGGTGATGTGGTCGATATCGTCGTCGAACTCAATGAGTCTGCAAAAGCGTCATGA
- a CDS encoding DUF2085 domain-containing protein — protein MKPASTWPVWLLMGGILFVGLLPWLIALLDLNVLHAAFRPFCHQEPERSLFFDGNQMVVCSRCAGIYAGLVLGVFFALPSQRFPWFRQLMFMALFLMGLDVLTQDLGLRPPWHATRITTGLLLGFVLAAWPITLLFKDLKRTRVLTQPAVAIVKKPK, from the coding sequence GTGAAGCCGGCGAGCACCTGGCCGGTGTGGCTGCTCATGGGCGGAATCTTGTTCGTGGGTCTTCTGCCATGGCTCATCGCCCTTTTAGACCTAAATGTCTTACACGCGGCCTTCCGTCCATTCTGCCACCAGGAGCCTGAGCGCTCCCTCTTCTTTGACGGAAATCAAATGGTGGTCTGTAGTCGATGTGCCGGAATCTATGCCGGGCTTGTTTTGGGCGTGTTTTTCGCACTCCCATCGCAAAGGTTTCCATGGTTTAGGCAGCTCATGTTTATGGCTCTCTTTCTGATGGGCCTCGACGTGCTCACTCAGGATTTGGGACTTAGACCACCGTGGCACGCCACACGCATAACCACCGGACTCCTCTTAGGCTTTGTGCTGGCCGCGTGGCCAATCACCCTGCTTTTCAAAGACCTCAAACGCACACGAGTTCTGACGCAACCTGCCGTTGCTATAGTGAAAAAGCCCAAGTAG
- a CDS encoding beta-ketoacyl synthase chain length factor has translation MAWIEATSSWWPGRGKLPASQLLAGSASRRAGDLTRACAHVIDELGPFSKTVPIVFGSSLGCVSVLFSLLDEIKRDELGLSPIAFSSSVHHSPVAAVGVSNQHIGLLTAVSANEDLAAMLIIEALGLSLEFDRVLVIGAEEPWPKAYGHEEFELYAGAFMMAHDSERQLIVETSTEPFKNTLSGLLRYNPAAGLEKFLEWSREAKPGDELIISPNRSGGSWKARCQ, from the coding sequence ATGGCGTGGATTGAAGCAACAAGTTCATGGTGGCCGGGACGCGGTAAGTTGCCTGCATCGCAGCTTCTTGCGGGCTCCGCTTCGCGAAGAGCTGGAGACCTTACCCGTGCCTGCGCTCACGTCATCGACGAGTTAGGACCCTTTTCGAAAACAGTCCCTATCGTATTCGGCTCGAGTTTAGGGTGTGTGTCGGTGCTCTTTTCCCTTCTCGACGAAATCAAGCGTGATGAGTTGGGACTTTCGCCAATCGCCTTTTCGTCATCAGTGCATCATTCTCCCGTCGCGGCCGTAGGTGTATCCAATCAACATATCGGACTCTTAACTGCCGTGTCTGCAAACGAAGATCTGGCTGCGATGCTGATCATCGAGGCTTTAGGCTTGTCTTTGGAGTTTGATCGCGTGCTCGTGATCGGAGCAGAGGAGCCTTGGCCCAAAGCCTATGGTCACGAAGAATTCGAGTTGTACGCTGGTGCCTTTATGATGGCCCACGATTCAGAGCGGCAACTCATTGTCGAGACGAGCACCGAGCCGTTCAAGAACACACTATCCGGGCTGCTTCGATACAACCCCGCTGCGGGTCTTGAGAAGTTCTTAGAGTGGAGTCGAGAAGCAAAACCAGGTGATGAACTCATCATTTCACCCAATCGTTCAGGGGGCTCATGGAAAGCGAGATGCCAGTAG
- a CDS encoding glycosyltransferase family 2 protein produces MPDPTYRICCIIPCYNNVATIAQVAKRARREVEDVFIVDDASNPQTRQVIERLGAEGFHVITREENGGKGAAVKSGFAAAVAKSFTHAIQVDADGQHDLDQIGPFIEYSRRAPQALILAHPIFDETAPLGRRLGRKITLFWTHIETLGKKIVDPMCGFRVYPLQAAIAADARGNRMDFDIEIAVKLVRLGVPVLNFPIKVRYLTADEGGLSSFRLFWDNVAISMIHTRLVFSLIPWALSPKRPLGLIHE; encoded by the coding sequence ATGCCTGATCCAACCTATCGTATCTGCTGCATTATCCCCTGCTACAACAACGTCGCCACGATTGCGCAAGTCGCGAAACGTGCTCGGAGAGAAGTGGAGGACGTCTTTATCGTAGACGATGCCAGCAACCCTCAAACGCGCCAAGTGATCGAACGTCTGGGTGCGGAAGGCTTTCATGTCATAACCCGAGAAGAAAACGGCGGTAAAGGTGCAGCCGTTAAGTCTGGTTTCGCCGCAGCAGTCGCAAAAAGCTTCACACATGCGATTCAGGTGGATGCCGATGGTCAACATGATTTGGATCAAATTGGCCCGTTCATTGAGTATAGCCGTCGGGCGCCTCAGGCGTTGATTCTGGCCCACCCCATTTTCGATGAAACCGCACCGCTGGGGCGGCGACTCGGCCGCAAAATTACCCTGTTTTGGACACATATTGAGACCCTGGGTAAGAAGATCGTTGACCCAATGTGCGGGTTCCGAGTCTACCCGCTTCAAGCCGCCATAGCCGCGGATGCCCGTGGTAACCGGATGGACTTTGATATTGAAATCGCGGTCAAGTTGGTTCGACTTGGGGTGCCTGTTCTCAACTTTCCCATCAAGGTCCGATACCTCACTGCCGACGAAGGTGGCCTCTCAAGCTTTCGATTGTTTTGGGACAATGTCGCGATCTCGATGATCCATACACGACTCGTGTTCTCGCTGATTCCCTGGGCACTTAGCCCCAAACGCCCGCTCGGACTCATCCATGAATGA
- a CDS encoding 3-hydroxylacyl-ACP dehydratase, whose amino-acid sequence MPVEVSIEELIPHSGQSVLLDRVIAVSETQIHCEVMVKPGGLYIKEGGVGASICIEWMAQAIAAYAGFHRRENSEPIQVGFLVSCRCAELLIPWLEVNQMFTVRAKVLRDGGMQMGSFKCEVLAGDAVVARATLNVYQGPLSQGAV is encoded by the coding sequence ATGCCAGTAGAGGTCTCGATCGAGGAGCTTATCCCACACTCCGGTCAGAGCGTGCTCTTGGACCGAGTGATAGCCGTAAGCGAGACGCAGATACACTGCGAAGTCATGGTGAAGCCTGGTGGCCTCTACATTAAAGAAGGCGGTGTTGGGGCAAGTATCTGCATTGAATGGATGGCGCAGGCGATTGCAGCATATGCCGGGTTTCATCGTCGTGAGAACTCAGAGCCGATTCAAGTCGGATTCTTGGTGAGTTGTCGCTGTGCTGAATTGCTCATTCCGTGGCTGGAAGTCAACCAAATGTTTACTGTTCGAGCAAAGGTTTTGCGTGATGGGGGAATGCAAATGGGATCCTTTAAATGTGAGGTCCTCGCGGGCGACGCGGTCGTCGCGAGGGCGACTCTGAATGTCTACCAGGGACCGTTAAGTCAGGGGGCTGTATGA
- a CDS encoding lysophospholipid acyltransferase family protein gives MAAFLQSLLGFILFYFGGVALGWIVLPLVRVFSANEAVGKQRCQRIVASCFKLFLWWLSIRLYNFGFFSQSGEPLNATYFTKPGVVIANHPSLLDIVLIVATIGHGTIIVHKRFYFNPLLGPLAWCCGYIWADLSIGRGAKVVHDAVSCIKAGGTVVMFPEGTRSEADNLMKFRRGAFQIAQMANVPLIPLWLNCEPRYMGRNQGFRGYPKRGKVSLYLFPFVADQSEFLVEDARGAAKFWEERYLKKLNSFG, from the coding sequence ATGGCCGCGTTTCTTCAATCCCTTCTGGGTTTCATTCTGTTCTATTTCGGGGGCGTTGCACTTGGCTGGATCGTGTTGCCCCTTGTTCGCGTCTTTTCGGCAAACGAAGCTGTAGGTAAGCAGCGGTGCCAAAGAATTGTTGCCTCATGCTTCAAGCTCTTTTTGTGGTGGTTATCAATCAGACTCTATAACTTCGGTTTCTTTTCTCAGTCTGGCGAGCCGCTCAACGCAACGTATTTCACCAAGCCAGGGGTCGTCATCGCAAACCATCCATCGCTTCTCGATATTGTACTGATCGTGGCAACGATTGGTCATGGAACCATCATTGTACACAAACGCTTCTACTTTAATCCGCTTCTTGGGCCGCTTGCGTGGTGTTGTGGGTATATCTGGGCGGATCTCTCAATAGGTCGAGGTGCAAAGGTGGTTCATGATGCGGTGTCTTGCATCAAGGCAGGTGGAACAGTCGTCATGTTCCCTGAAGGTACACGGTCTGAAGCTGACAACTTGATGAAGTTTCGTCGTGGTGCCTTTCAGATTGCCCAGATGGCCAACGTTCCGCTCATACCTCTTTGGCTGAATTGCGAACCGCGCTATATGGGGCGCAATCAGGGCTTTCGCGGATATCCAAAACGAGGTAAGGTATCCCTATATCTGTTTCCATTTGTGGCGGACCAATCCGAATTTCTTGTAGAAGATGCACGCGGCGCTGCGAAATTTTGGGAAGAAAGATATCTTAAGAAATTAAATTCATTTGGATGA
- the fabG gene encoding 3-oxoacyl-ACP reductase FabG produces the protein MRMLITGASRGIGAAIAVELAKTHGGHITLNYRSDDVAAELVATQVRALGAEVALAKFDVADREATEDAIADILRDGPISILVNNAGISNDGVFPSMQPEAWDSVIQTSLNGFYNVTRQLVMPMVQQRKGRIVTISSISGEIGNRGQVNYSAAKAGLIGATKALAKEVARRGVTVNAVTPGLIETEMTASVPRDRVLPMIPMQRFGTPEEVAKVVAFLCSDGASYVTGQVIGVNGGMA, from the coding sequence ATGAGAATGTTAATAACTGGAGCGAGTCGCGGGATAGGTGCAGCTATTGCGGTCGAGTTGGCAAAGACCCACGGTGGCCACATCACGCTCAACTATCGTTCGGATGATGTCGCGGCTGAACTCGTTGCTACGCAAGTTCGCGCTCTCGGGGCAGAAGTCGCGCTGGCCAAATTCGACGTCGCCGATAGAGAAGCCACAGAGGATGCGATCGCAGATATCCTCAGAGATGGGCCGATTTCGATCCTGGTCAACAACGCTGGCATCTCCAACGATGGCGTGTTCCCGTCGATGCAGCCAGAGGCCTGGGATAGCGTCATTCAGACTTCCCTAAACGGTTTTTACAACGTCACCAGGCAATTGGTCATGCCGATGGTGCAACAACGTAAAGGTCGCATCGTTACAATCTCTTCAATCTCTGGTGAAATCGGGAATCGCGGCCAGGTAAACTACTCGGCCGCAAAAGCAGGACTTATCGGCGCGACAAAGGCTCTGGCAAAAGAAGTTGCCCGGCGCGGCGTTACGGTGAATGCGGTGACACCCGGACTTATCGAAACTGAGATGACCGCATCTGTGCCTCGCGACCGAGTCCTCCCAATGATACCGATGCAGAGGTTTGGAACTCCTGAAGAAGTCGCAAAGGTTGTAGCATTTCTGTGTAGTGACGGGGCTAGCTATGTCACCGGCCAGGTGATTGGGGTTAATGGGGGTATGGCATGA